From the Megalops cyprinoides isolate fMegCyp1 chromosome 21, fMegCyp1.pri, whole genome shotgun sequence genome, one window contains:
- the LOC118796465 gene encoding zinc fingers and homeoboxes protein 1-like, producing the protein MASKRKSTTPCMVLPSETVEPDPDMEVVTEEEEGAESTVTAPTESALVPGENEMGESDMQAVDRYIKTMDSSMAEGGYECKYCSFQTPDLNMFTFHVDTEHPNVVLNSSYVCVECNFLTKRYDALSEHNMRYHPGEDNFTRTMVKRNNQTIFEQTVNDLTFDGSFVQQQEGEDGEDAPVSGIPLSKTPIMKMKSKAEPKRIAVSHKGADEGDVKVESEGEQEPGEAAQVGTPAPAVTPLPVEHAKPGIVVGCPNLVQAEPKKAIINPATVLPASLAQVLSALQAQQNSQTQLLIPVSSIPTYNGAMDNNALLVNTYNKFPYPSVSEIMGLAAQTKFTEEQIKIWFSAQRLKHGVSWTPEEVEEARRKQFNGTVHTVPQTITVIPAHLSTAANGLQSILQTCQIVGQPGLVLTQVGGANALPVTAPITLTVAGVPNQAQLPKPAAIQTTPTVVEMKRGATVQPPPLTPQENSALGADSLGMRTKKSKEQLAELKASYLKNHFASDAEIARLMKLTNLTKGEIKKWFSDTRYNQRNSKNNHVIVFNESPPDANNSNATIVIDSSDETTESPTSGPVKETKETKEAKETKEAKETKETKEAKETKETKETKEPRNKTRNPFPDFTLQKFKEKTPEQLLLLEDSYQKCDTPTDEELSRLRTETKLTRREVDAWFTERRKAPEPTEPKVEQKDGEAVKSLTSSRQGSQTPPGGRRQGREKIGKKTPEQLHTLKSAFVRTQWPTAEEYDKLAEESGLPRSYIVNWFGDTRYAWKNGNLKWYYFYQSGNIGAINGSGYRKRGRGRARNRGKGWSRRNRRSSNSNWGRSPPAIKFKTGKEILKEYYLKHKFLNEQDLDELVAKSNMGYEQVRDWFAEVGKREEMGVDPFHDDTEEEPQGEGGETAVEEQKDGAGDEDEEEDETDDSDTWEPPQSVRRTLSGSED; encoded by the coding sequence ATGGCAAGCAAAAGGAAGTCAACAACCCCTTGCATGGTCCTACCTTCAGAAACTGTGGAGCCAGATCCGGATATGGAGGTGGtgactgaggaagaggagggagctgAGAGCACAGTAACCGCTCCCACGGAAAGCGCTTTGGTGCCTGGCGAAAACGAGATGGGGGAGAGCGACATGCAGGCCGTCGACCGCTACATCAAGACAATGGACTCAAGCATGGCAGAGGGGGGCTATGAGTGCAAATACTGCAGCTTCCAGACCCCGGATCtcaacatgtttacatttcacGTCGACACTGAGCACCCCAACGTGGTCCTGAACTCGTCCTACGTGTGTGTGGAGTGCAACTTTCTGACCAAGCGGTACGACGCGCTTTCAGAGCACAACATGCGCTACCACCCTGGGGAGGACAATTTCACCCGGACCATGGTGAAGCGCAACAACCAGACTATCTTCGAGCAGACGGTCAACGACCTGACCTTTGACGGCAGTTTcgtgcagcagcaggagggcgAAGACGGGGAGGACGCCCCCGTGTCGGGCATCCCGCTCAGCAAGACGCCCATCATGAAGATGAAGAGCAAGGCGGAGCCCAAGAGGATCGCCGTGTCCCACAAGGGGGCCGACGAGGGTGACGTGAAGGTGGAGAGTGAGGGCGAGCAGGAGCCCGGTGAGGCGGCCCAGGTTGGCACGCCGGCCCCCGCTGTCACCCCTCTCCCCGTTGAGCACGCAAAGCCTGGCATCGTTGTCGGCTGCCCCAACCTGGTTCAGGCGGAGCCGAAGAAGGCCATTATCAACCCGGCCACGGTACTCCCAGCAAGCCTGGCCCAGGTCCTATCTGCCCTGCAGGCACAGCAGAACTCCCAGACGCAGTTGCTGATTCCGGTTAGCAGCATCCCGACGTACAATGGGGCCATGGACAACAACGCTCTGCTGGTCAACACCTACAACAAGTTCCCCTACCCGTCTGTGTCAGAGATCATGGGCCTGGCGGCTCAGACAAAGTTCACAGAGGAGCAGATTAAGATTTGGTTCTCTGCACAGCGGCTAAAGCACGGGGTGAGCTGGACCCccgaggaggtggaggaggccaGGAGGAAGCAGTTCAATGGCACGGTTCACACGGTGCCCCAGACCATCACTGTCATCCCCGCCCACCTCTCCACCGCGGCCAACGGGCTGCAGTCCATCCTGCAGACGTGCCAGATCGTGGGGCAGCCGGGCCTTGTGTTGACGCAGGTCGGCGGCGCCAATGCCCTGCCGGTGACCGCGCCGATCACACTGACGGTGGCCGGTGTCCCGAACCAGGCGCAGCTCCCGAAACCTGCCGCCATCCAGACCACCCCCACGGTGGTGGAGATGAAGCGGGGCGCCACCGTACAGCCCCCACCCCTGACCCCTCAGGAGAACTCCGCCCTCGGCGCCGACAGCCTGGGGATGCGCACCAAGAAGTCTAAGGAGCAGCTGGCAGAACTGAAGGCCAGCTATCTGAAGAACCACTTTGCCAGCGATGCCGAGATCGCCCGGCTGATGAAGCTGACCAACCTCACCAAGGGTGAGATCAAGAAGTGGTTCAGCGACACGCGCTACAATCAGCGCAACTCCAAGAACAACCACGTCATCGTCTTCAACGAGAGCCCACCCGACGCCAACAACAGCAACGCCACCATCGTCATCGACTCCAGCGACGAAACCACCGAGTCTCCCACCTCTGGGCCTGTCAAGGAAACCAAGGAGACGAAGGAAGCTAAGGAGACAAAGGAGGCAAAGGAAACCAAGGAGACAAAGGAAGCAAAAGAAACCAAGGAAACCAAGGAAACAAAGGAACCGCGTAACAAGACCCGCAATCCTTTCCCAGATTTCACGCTCCAGAAGTTCAAGGAAAAGACCCCTGAGCAGCTGCTCCTCTTGGAAGACAGCTACCAGAAGTGTGACACGCCCACCGACGAAGAGCTGAGCAGACTGCGGACGGAGACCAAGCTGACCCGGCGGGAGGTGGATGCCTGGTTCACGGAAAGGAGGAAAGCTCCAGAACCCACGGAGCCCAAAGTGGAGCAGAAGGACGGCGAGGCTGTCAAATCCCTGACCTCCTCCAGGCAGGGGAGCCAGACCCCTCCCGGTGGCCGGCGGCAGGGCCGGGAGAAGATCGGGAAGAAGACTCCGGAGCAGCTGCACACCCTGAAGAGCGCCTTTGTGCGCACCCAATGGCCCACTGCCGAAGAGTACGACAAGCTGGCGGAGGAGAGCGGCCTGCCCAGGTCCTACATTGTCAACTGGTTCGGGGACACCCGATACGCCTGGAAAAACGGCAACCTGAAGTGGTACTACTTCTACCAGAGCGGGAACATCGGGGCCATCAACGGCAGCGGGTACAGGAAgcgggggaggggcagggctcGGAACCGAGGCAAGGGGTGGTCCCGGAGGAACAGGCGCTCCTCCAACTCCAACTGGGGTCGGTCGCCCCCCGCCATCAAGTTCAAGACTGGGAAGGAGATTCTGAAGGAGTACTACCTCAAGCACAAGTTCTTAAACGAGCAGGATCTGGACGAACTGGTAGCCAAGTCCAACATGGGCTACGAGCAGGTGCGGGACTGGTTCGCCGAAGTCGGCAAGAGGGAGGAAATGGGCGTTGACCCCTTTCACGATGACACGGAGGAGGAGCCACAGGGGGAGGGTGGTGAGACGGCGGTGGAGGAGCAGAAGGACGGTGCtggtgatgaagatgaggaagaggatgaaacCGATGACAGTGACACCTGGGAGCCCCCTCAGAGTGTCAGACGAACATTATCAGGATCAGAGGATTAG